One genomic region from Alteromonas pelagimontana encodes:
- a CDS encoding PEP-CTERM sorting domain-containing protein — MRKSIKATAIMASLLAATSVNADVIQTSPFNFDAISLTAHSTQNHGNYFTSGAAGEVLSLTENTWVGVNLADAFGISALNPIKDQNDYVLNFDFKMKGASDSAYSEIAGIWLADYSKSVQDNDSSRTFELAGTQTFGLQDFNYTNSGTWQTFSIMLGEFTSGNITDVIFINDCDNRNGCGDMNVSFKGVSISEVSEPTAMALALFGIGLIGWRTRRQ; from the coding sequence ATGAGAAAAAGCATTAAAGCCACAGCCATTATGGCTTCTTTGTTAGCGGCGACTTCTGTTAACGCAGATGTCATCCAGACCTCACCGTTTAACTTTGACGCAATTTCTCTAACCGCTCATTCAACGCAAAATCATGGCAATTATTTTACGTCGGGCGCGGCAGGAGAAGTTTTATCTTTAACTGAAAATACGTGGGTTGGGGTAAACCTTGCCGATGCATTTGGTATTTCTGCACTGAATCCAATTAAAGACCAAAATGATTATGTCCTGAACTTTGATTTCAAAATGAAGGGCGCCTCTGATTCCGCATATTCAGAAATTGCGGGTATCTGGTTAGCGGACTATTCCAAATCTGTTCAGGATAACGACAGTTCTCGTACCTTTGAACTAGCGGGTACGCAGACCTTTGGACTCCAGGATTTTAACTACACCAATTCGGGCACATGGCAGACGTTCTCCATTATGCTAGGTGAATTTACATCAGGTAACATCACTGATGTAATTTTTATCAACGATTGTGACAACCGGAATGGCTGTGGTGACATGAATGTGAGCTTCAAAGGCGTTTCTATTTCGGAAGTAAGTGAACCCACCGCCATGGCACTAGCACTTTTCGGAATAGGATTAATTGGATGGCGCACTAGACGCCAGTAA
- a CDS encoding phosphotransferase, producing the protein MQQESLIKLLTPVLALSDEASMSTLQSGAINKVYRLHDGDRTFAVKWVGDDVFSGINRLHQFVLQEQLAHRHIAPEPLWLSDDGRLWVEEWVEPNLSISQDNRDKVQVLANILSTIHRQPITAQPLELTRRWDHYIESAGLASVDPLVHEAHALHESLHLDFNDDDVLTLCHNDLSWGHILNVSGPVIVDWEYGAMGNRYFDLASCCAVNEFSEAESSMLCQHYAQASEIPSEVVFQHYKLQTQVVKVTNRLWQAALGKSRGKAIEPPVVM; encoded by the coding sequence ATGCAACAAGAGTCTTTAATTAAGTTACTTACCCCCGTGTTGGCGTTGTCCGACGAGGCCTCAATGAGCACGCTGCAAAGCGGTGCAATAAATAAAGTTTATCGGTTACATGACGGCGACAGAACATTTGCCGTCAAATGGGTTGGAGATGATGTGTTCAGCGGCATCAATCGGCTACACCAGTTTGTTTTGCAGGAGCAGTTGGCCCATCGCCACATCGCTCCCGAACCATTATGGTTAAGTGACGATGGCAGACTATGGGTAGAGGAGTGGGTTGAACCTAATCTATCAATTAGCCAGGACAACCGCGACAAGGTACAGGTGCTTGCCAATATATTAAGCACAATTCATCGCCAGCCTATTACCGCTCAGCCGCTTGAGCTTACACGCCGCTGGGATCACTATATCGAAAGTGCGGGTTTAGCGTCGGTTGATCCATTAGTTCACGAAGCCCATGCATTGCATGAATCTTTACACTTAGATTTCAATGATGATGACGTGCTTACCCTTTGTCATAACGATCTATCCTGGGGGCACATATTAAACGTATCCGGTCCCGTTATTGTAGATTGGGAGTACGGCGCAATGGGTAACCGTTACTTCGATTTAGCAAGTTGTTGTGCCGTTAATGAGTTTTCCGAAGCGGAATCATCCATGCTTTGCCAGCACTACGCTCAAGCCAGTGAGATACCGTCTGAAGTTGTTTTTCAGCATTATAAGCTACAAACACAAGTGGTGAAGGTAACTAACAGACTATGGCAGGCGGCACTCGGTAAAAGCAGAGGGAAAGCGATTGAGCCGCCTGTTGTAATGTAA
- the rimI gene encoding ribosomal protein S18-alanine N-acetyltransferase encodes MTAVNVSLMMPEQLHAAYAIHKAAVYRHWSFNTFEDCSHAPYCAYVATLEGSVIGYALLLLVADEATLMDIAIDKDHQRRGVGTALLKQVVTHSKEHNMASIWLEVRSGNKAALSLYSDFGFVTQEIRKGYYPTADGTEDAIIMRALLNP; translated from the coding sequence ATGACAGCTGTAAATGTCTCTTTGATGATGCCCGAGCAACTTCACGCCGCCTACGCAATTCATAAAGCCGCAGTTTACCGGCACTGGTCATTCAATACGTTTGAGGATTGTAGCCACGCGCCATATTGTGCCTATGTTGCTACACTGGAAGGCAGTGTCATCGGCTACGCTCTGCTTTTACTGGTTGCTGATGAAGCAACGTTAATGGATATCGCAATCGATAAAGATCATCAGCGCAGGGGAGTGGGGACAGCGCTACTAAAACAAGTTGTTACTCACAGTAAAGAACACAATATGGCAAGTATCTGGCTGGAGGTACGCTCGGGCAATAAGGCAGCGCTGTCGTTATATAGTGATTTCGGCTTTGTCACGCAAGAAATTCGAAAAGGTTATTACCCTACCGCGGATGGCACTGAAGATGCCATCATCATGCGAGCGTTGCTCAACCCCTAA
- a CDS encoding GNAT family N-acetyltransferase has protein sequence MTVNKVTEWLNRSFTERAYKACHRQLLLISGNSDMCYEDAKAALSGCAVSAFQIAWLGEKGHPAFINRPIRLFKQMLGREFDIAVYDAHEALRPSALLALSGTVRQGGTLIILCPAFELWPEHCSVTTPHYLSYGYNLSHSAYISYLISQFTADRRVAIWTKTQLHLPIATTSDSSTGVAKFKSIDQSHCYKQLLTYFRGKQSCSHVVLTAPRGRGKSSVIGIALNTLIRHGQRVHVTSPVHQSVNTLFDKLENTETTRVAEKHILHSSSGGYVKWVASDNPELFEADSTHIVIDEASSLPLPILEKFLHSGKSCIFSTTTFGYEGSGQGFINRFVRRLTANNQALHLIMSTPIRWYANDPVESRLNSSMLFQSGVENSEDLPATNNFTVSSGQLSELPVDVMKQALALLDAAHYQTSPDDMMRLVDAPDNLCFIMKIDERVVGAAIINAEGGPLLESVAEDIANGKRRVKGHLSAQALSLFYAIPALAIHRYWRINRIAISANLQRSGLGTAIINQVLNAATAENIDILTSSFGLTSSLDLFWKSNGFRTLKIGAKQDKSSGASSALVGRSLTANGKDALSLVLQLRAAEETLVSDYPVPTISPSYSANHTSSQSLHTSRLAEFAAGSRSIHHLGASLHWLVLSCRLRELPPFTIVEDYLNQEAGLSELLTKYKLTGKAALVAELRKNVASYIQRISV, from the coding sequence ATGACTGTTAATAAGGTAACTGAATGGCTTAACCGGTCATTTACAGAACGTGCATACAAAGCGTGTCACCGACAACTATTGCTCATCAGCGGTAATAGCGACATGTGTTATGAAGATGCGAAAGCGGCGTTGAGCGGCTGCGCCGTTTCCGCTTTTCAAATTGCGTGGCTTGGCGAAAAAGGTCATCCGGCGTTTATCAATCGCCCGATCCGTTTATTCAAACAGATGCTTGGACGAGAGTTTGATATAGCCGTTTATGATGCACACGAAGCCTTACGCCCTAGTGCGCTATTGGCCTTGAGTGGTACGGTTCGTCAAGGCGGCACGCTAATCATATTATGCCCCGCGTTTGAGCTGTGGCCGGAACATTGTTCGGTTACCACCCCGCATTATCTAAGCTACGGATACAACCTCTCGCATAGTGCCTATATCTCTTATTTAATAAGCCAGTTTACCGCCGATCGCCGGGTGGCAATATGGACAAAAACGCAGCTTCACTTGCCCATTGCTACTACTTCTGACTCGTCTACCGGGGTAGCAAAATTTAAGTCAATTGATCAATCTCACTGCTATAAACAGCTGCTCACCTACTTTCGAGGTAAACAATCTTGTTCGCATGTGGTACTAACCGCTCCGCGCGGGAGAGGTAAATCAAGCGTCATTGGTATTGCGTTAAACACGCTTATTCGTCACGGTCAGCGGGTGCATGTCACCAGCCCTGTTCACCAGTCCGTAAATACACTTTTTGATAAATTAGAGAATACCGAGACCACTCGGGTCGCCGAAAAACATATCCTCCATTCTTCTAGTGGCGGCTATGTGAAATGGGTTGCCAGTGACAACCCCGAATTATTTGAAGCTGATTCAACACATATTGTCATTGATGAGGCATCATCACTGCCGTTACCAATACTGGAAAAATTTCTCCATTCGGGGAAATCCTGCATATTTAGTACAACGACTTTTGGCTACGAAGGCTCGGGGCAAGGGTTCATCAATCGCTTTGTCAGACGTCTTACCGCTAACAACCAAGCACTGCATTTAATAATGTCAACGCCTATCCGCTGGTACGCCAACGATCCAGTTGAAAGTCGATTAAACAGTTCGATGTTGTTTCAATCTGGTGTAGAAAATTCAGAAGATCTTCCCGCCACAAACAATTTCACTGTATCTTCAGGTCAGCTTTCTGAGTTACCGGTTGATGTCATGAAGCAGGCACTAGCGCTTTTGGATGCAGCACATTATCAAACCAGTCCTGATGACATGATGCGTTTAGTCGATGCGCCAGATAATTTATGTTTCATCATGAAAATCGACGAGCGAGTAGTAGGAGCAGCGATAATTAACGCAGAAGGCGGGCCCTTGCTCGAGAGCGTGGCTGAAGACATTGCTAACGGGAAACGTCGTGTTAAAGGACATTTAAGCGCACAAGCGCTTTCTCTTTTCTATGCAATACCCGCATTAGCGATACACCGCTACTGGCGAATCAATCGAATTGCTATCAGTGCAAATCTGCAAAGAAGTGGTCTTGGCACAGCCATTATAAATCAGGTACTGAATGCAGCTACGGCCGAAAATATCGATATTCTTACCAGCTCATTCGGTTTGACGTCATCTCTCGATTTGTTTTGGAAAAGCAACGGGTTCCGTACCCTTAAAATTGGCGCTAAACAAGATAAATCCAGTGGTGCAAGCAGCGCCTTAGTGGGCAGAAGCCTAACCGCGAATGGAAAAGATGCTCTTAGTTTGGTACTGCAACTGCGCGCTGCAGAGGAGACATTAGTAAGCGATTACCCGGTTCCAACAATCTCTCCCAGCTACTCGGCTAACCATACTAGTTCGCAGTCTCTTCATACCAGTCGGCTCGCTGAGTTTGCTGCTGGTTCACGAAGTATTCATCACCTGGGAGCAAGTCTCCATTGGCTCGTTCTCTCTTGCCGTTTGCGAGAGCTTCCGCCCTTCACAATTGTTGAGGATTATTTAAATCAAGAGGCAGGGTTAAGCGAGCTTCTCACGAAGTACAAGTTGACGGGTAAAGCTGCATTAGTTGCAGAGTTAAGAAAGAATGTGGCTAGCTATATACAAAGGATTTCAGTTTAA
- the pnuC gene encoding nicotinamide riboside transporter PnuC has product MNNPADAFIAQLAATSLLEWMAVILALGYVWLAARQNAWCWLCAFLSTAIYTWLFWQVTLPFQAALNVFYMIMAGYGYYHWGKDRSESRPLHNWPWWYHLFIVPALLLLAWGLSRLAEGQFNSDHLWLDASIQVLSVVTTFMVAHKVLQNWLYWFFINIASAYLYAQSGLLLSACLFAGYVVFSVYGYYQWQQQWKVQHATRVFN; this is encoded by the coding sequence ATGAATAATCCCGCTGATGCATTTATTGCACAACTTGCGGCTACTTCCTTGCTTGAATGGATGGCAGTCATTCTTGCACTGGGATACGTATGGTTGGCTGCGCGGCAAAACGCGTGGTGCTGGTTGTGCGCTTTTTTAAGCACGGCAATCTACACCTGGTTGTTTTGGCAGGTTACGTTACCGTTTCAGGCGGCACTGAACGTTTTTTATATGATAATGGCCGGTTATGGCTATTATCATTGGGGCAAGGACCGCAGTGAATCACGACCATTACATAACTGGCCTTGGTGGTATCACTTGTTTATTGTTCCGGCTTTGCTGCTGTTGGCATGGGGGTTGTCCAGGCTGGCAGAAGGTCAATTTAACAGCGATCACCTGTGGCTAGATGCCAGTATCCAAGTGCTAAGCGTGGTCACCACGTTCATGGTTGCACATAAAGTGTTGCAAAATTGGTTGTATTGGTTTTTTATAAACATTGCGTCGGCGTATTTGTATGCACAAAGTGGTTTGCTACTTTCTGCATGTTTATTTGCCGGATATGTCGTTTTCTCTGTTTACGGATACTACCAATGGCAGCAGCAATGGAAAGTGCAACATGCAACAAGAGTCTTTAATTAA
- a CDS encoding YkoF family thiamine/hydroxymethylpyrimidine-binding protein — protein MQVMVEISLYPLVNEFVAPIKAFIHRLNSYDDIQVTTCSTSTQISGDYQNVMTILGKEMQATHEAVGQAIFVAKFLNFDAMQARKDEDE, from the coding sequence ATGCAGGTAATGGTTGAAATTTCTTTATACCCGTTAGTAAATGAATTTGTAGCGCCAATAAAAGCGTTTATCCATCGACTGAACAGTTACGACGATATACAGGTGACAACTTGCTCGACCAGCACACAAATATCCGGTGATTATCAAAACGTAATGACGATTTTAGGCAAAGAAATGCAGGCTACCCACGAAGCGGTGGGGCAGGCTATCTTTGTTGCTAAATTTCTAAATTTTGATGCCATGCAAGCGCGCAAGGACGAGGATGAATAA
- a CDS encoding CobW family GTP-binding protein: MRSSAVRITAVPTNIITGFLGVGKSSAILNMLKHKPAEERWAVLVNEFGEIGVDGSLLAGQQTPENGIFIREVPGGCMCCAAGLPMQIALNQLLSQARPHRLLIEPAGLGHPVEVLQVLSAEHYRSVLSIQSVITLVDARKLCDTRYTTHATFNQQIAIADVIVGNKQDLYAQEGKFRLQEYAKVHASADAKIIFAQQGVFNLAWLQRPSATVVHTHHHFHNRSDDSPGINAAPFPASGYLKAVNEGEGYKSIGWRFSPAKTFDRSKLSNFFSGLHVERMKAVFITIDGVYGYNLTADALSQVELDDCVESRIEIIAATVTDEWETQLLSCIADQ; encoded by the coding sequence ATGCGATCAAGCGCTGTGAGAATAACAGCTGTTCCTACCAATATCATTACCGGCTTTTTGGGTGTAGGAAAGTCTTCTGCAATTTTAAATATGCTCAAACATAAACCCGCTGAAGAAAGGTGGGCGGTGTTAGTTAATGAATTCGGCGAAATTGGCGTTGATGGTAGTTTATTGGCAGGCCAGCAAACACCTGAAAATGGAATTTTTATCCGTGAAGTTCCGGGCGGCTGTATGTGTTGCGCGGCGGGTTTACCTATGCAGATTGCACTTAACCAGTTACTTTCTCAGGCCAGGCCTCATCGCTTGCTAATTGAACCGGCCGGGCTGGGTCATCCTGTTGAAGTACTGCAGGTGCTTTCGGCTGAACACTATCGCAGCGTATTATCGATCCAAAGTGTTATTACGCTGGTAGACGCTCGCAAGCTATGTGATACCCGTTATACCACTCACGCCACCTTTAACCAGCAAATCGCCATTGCCGATGTTATCGTGGGAAACAAACAGGACTTATACGCACAGGAAGGTAAATTCCGCCTTCAGGAATACGCAAAAGTGCACGCTAGTGCAGATGCCAAAATTATTTTTGCTCAACAAGGTGTCTTTAATTTGGCGTGGTTGCAGCGCCCTTCGGCTACTGTTGTGCATACTCATCATCACTTTCACAATCGTTCAGATGACTCACCTGGTATTAACGCTGCGCCGTTTCCCGCATCAGGATATCTTAAAGCTGTTAACGAGGGCGAAGGATATAAAAGTATCGGCTGGCGTTTCTCACCTGCTAAAACCTTTGATCGAAGCAAGCTTTCTAATTTTTTTAGCGGATTACATGTAGAGCGGATGAAAGCCGTCTTTATTACGATCGATGGCGTCTACGGTTACAATTTAACAGCGGACGCGTTATCACAAGTAGAGTTAGATGACTGTGTGGAAAGTCGCATCGAAATTATAGCCGCAACGGTAACTGATGAGTGGGAAACGCAGCTATTGAGTTGTATAGCAGATCAATAG
- a CDS encoding helix-turn-helix domain-containing protein has protein sequence MQYKGLFWSAILRSLLSLRRDIGLSDNGDDQVLSNLSDIEQGQFEDSYLNALLTQLCPVDQRTCIGKSLIGYFDFNKMGNLVVLLTACKNIEDALSILSVHYRDLFDANSQFEIADGTSDSLLISWREPGVGLMAQIQIYFLFTLFRHLAGRQFDFAQMSAPANPASSPASLLAPLSQAAILPDDQIKLLLDKKWLTQPSFYYSAQMKKMLEATLAAPETAPLKQQIRNAFLQASSPARIRAEWVASQLGQTESAFRRQLRQENISFSALLKDYIHDKSCQYLIAGEKTEDTAHLLGFSDRRSFERSFKEHAGISAGQVRQLGSRMRFQRGNSNLLDVVENLPPLPATIQSLLALDDEQMTLPRVVELVERDPIFQAHIMSKASRAIYGLAPQTLEQAIGRNLGLGNIKHLAVIFAAQQLLTTQCRFSNIQQLTDAMLLSQTIFSKLYSFAGVPEDDKEIVRQLILFGLLSLFLVFHEDCVIADGALTLWEQSQSLTQFNTALYDEFGLCLYGATSLMLLRWGFKNEVNQQLWKLCQMNSLPSSDLVHERILVSHNVAFTAMVFTNAANSEQRYPQLSPAELDTVDEILALWKAPAT, from the coding sequence GTGCAATATAAAGGGCTATTTTGGTCTGCTATTCTACGATCTCTACTCAGCTTACGCCGTGATATCGGGCTGAGCGACAATGGTGATGACCAGGTACTCAGTAACTTGAGTGATATCGAGCAGGGTCAGTTTGAAGACAGTTATCTAAACGCATTGCTCACTCAGCTTTGTCCTGTGGATCAGCGGACATGTATCGGCAAGTCACTGATAGGCTATTTTGACTTTAATAAAATGGGCAATTTAGTGGTCTTGCTCACTGCCTGCAAAAATATTGAAGATGCACTATCCATTCTTTCCGTTCACTATCGCGATCTTTTTGACGCAAATAGCCAATTTGAAATTGCCGATGGAACGAGCGATTCCCTTCTAATATCGTGGCGCGAACCGGGCGTTGGATTAATGGCCCAAATACAGATTTATTTTCTGTTTACTTTGTTCAGACATTTAGCTGGGCGACAGTTTGATTTTGCCCAAATGTCCGCTCCTGCTAATCCTGCATCTTCCCCTGCTTCCCTGCTCGCCCCCCTAAGTCAAGCGGCGATATTACCCGATGATCAGATTAAGCTGCTGTTGGATAAAAAGTGGTTAACTCAACCTTCTTTTTACTATAGCGCGCAGATGAAAAAGATGCTGGAAGCCACTCTTGCGGCACCGGAGACTGCACCTTTAAAACAACAAATCCGGAATGCGTTCCTGCAAGCCTCCAGCCCTGCCAGGATCCGAGCGGAATGGGTTGCCTCTCAACTAGGCCAGACAGAATCTGCTTTTCGCCGGCAGTTGCGGCAGGAAAACATTTCTTTTAGCGCGCTTCTCAAAGATTATATTCATGATAAGTCGTGCCAGTACTTAATCGCTGGCGAAAAAACAGAAGACACCGCGCATTTGTTAGGGTTTTCCGACCGACGATCTTTTGAAAGGAGTTTCAAGGAACACGCCGGGATTAGCGCAGGCCAGGTTCGGCAACTGGGCAGCAGAATGCGCTTTCAACGAGGTAACAGCAATTTACTTGATGTGGTGGAAAATCTGCCGCCACTACCGGCAACAATTCAATCGTTACTTGCTCTTGATGATGAACAGATGACGCTTCCCCGTGTGGTGGAATTGGTTGAACGGGACCCCATTTTTCAGGCCCATATTATGAGTAAGGCCAGCCGTGCTATCTACGGCTTGGCGCCACAAACGCTGGAACAGGCAATAGGCAGAAATCTGGGCCTTGGCAACATTAAACATCTCGCTGTTATTTTTGCTGCGCAGCAGTTACTTACCACTCAATGTCGGTTCAGTAATATTCAGCAGTTGACGGACGCGATGCTACTCAGTCAGACGATATTTTCTAAGCTATACAGCTTTGCCGGTGTTCCCGAAGACGACAAGGAAATTGTGCGTCAGTTGATTCTTTTCGGCCTGTTGTCACTATTTCTGGTCTTTCATGAAGACTGTGTTATTGCAGATGGCGCTTTGACTTTATGGGAACAGTCGCAATCTCTAACGCAGTTCAATACGGCACTTTATGATGAATTCGGACTGTGTCTGTATGGTGCAACATCACTGATGCTGTTGCGCTGGGGCTTTAAAAACGAGGTTAATCAGCAGCTTTGGAAACTCTGCCAGATGAACAGTCTTCCCTCTTCAGATTTAGTGCATGAGCGTATTTTAGTTAGTCATAATGTGGCGTTTACCGCAATGGTGTTTACCAATGCGGCAAATAGTGAACAACGTTATCCTCAACTGTCGCCAGCAGAGTTAGACACAGTAGATGAAATACTGGCCTTATGGAAAGCACCCGCCACGTAA
- a CDS encoding acyl-CoA thioesterase codes for MRFLSRRLVMPNDLNYADSLFGGRALEWIDEESAIYAICQLETNCLVTKHIGEINFESPAMQGDIVEFGLETKKVGRSSITVSCLVRNKATKKTICLADDIVFVKVDPETRQPTPHGKTLEGLKEQTELEIKNLNLSN; via the coding sequence ATGCGTTTTTTGTCACGCCGACTGGTAATGCCCAATGATCTCAACTATGCCGATTCACTCTTTGGTGGAAGAGCGCTGGAATGGATTGATGAAGAATCAGCCATCTATGCCATTTGCCAGTTAGAAACAAATTGCCTGGTAACCAAACACATCGGTGAAATTAATTTTGAATCGCCTGCGATGCAAGGAGACATAGTTGAATTTGGTTTAGAAACCAAAAAAGTGGGAAGAAGTTCAATTACTGTTAGTTGCTTAGTGCGCAATAAAGCAACAAAGAAAACCATCTGTCTGGCTGATGATATTGTTTTTGTTAAGGTCGATCCAGAAACCCGCCAGCCCACCCCTCACGGCAAAACCCTTGAAGGTTTGAAAGAGCAAACTGAGCTGGAAATCAAGAACCTGAACCTGAGCAACTGA
- a CDS encoding TonB-dependent receptor: protein MNKNVISLSLFCLSFSAVAQEADLERITVTGDFRQATLDQLSTSASVVGEARLASRQADHIDSMLNIAPNVNFSTGASRGRFIQIRGIGERSQFAEPINPSVSFLVDEFDFSGLAAAGVLFDTQQVEVYRGPQATLFGTGALAGAVKVVSRQPAADPSGYALFRLGNKDTYRIEAAHGDSITENVNYRAAVMQNKSDGFVNNTYLNREDTDNIDESAARLAVNWDVSADSSLAINYRWYDIDNGYDVFSLENNRNTRSDAPGYDTQRTNAVSLKSQTQTYAGDLAVILTHASHDIAYGYDEDWTYPEFHPETYVSVDSYFRDVATSTAEIRFTSSPQAALFSGRTQWLVGAFYKESEEDLLRQYTYLESPFNSTYQPTTKAVYFDTQTQLSEGLSLLAGVRIENYAFDYVDSDGIENAYDSDMTGGKLALNYVQGRHFWYGSISRGYKGAGINPDSRLPTGQRFYDAEFNWNYEVGYKGHVFTPDLTLRAAVFHMDREDTQISDYQIVKREDGSEGFIDIIGNAQIGTNRGIELELGWQATQVWQLQGSLGYLDATFESYTNAKGEQVDKREQAQAPSYTANIFSELWVAPDWVWRVDVDYKDSFRFSDGNALASPSTTLVNSEISWLLDAWTATLWVNNAFDRTYYTRGFSFENDPRQWDGIAESYYQLGDGRQYGITVKYQF from the coding sequence ATGAACAAAAACGTTATTTCACTTTCCTTATTTTGCTTATCGTTCAGCGCCGTTGCTCAGGAAGCGGACTTAGAACGCATTACCGTAACCGGCGATTTTCGTCAGGCTACGCTGGACCAGCTTAGTACCAGTGCGTCGGTAGTAGGAGAGGCTCGCCTGGCCAGCAGACAAGCCGATCATATTGACAGCATGCTAAATATTGCTCCGAACGTAAATTTTTCTACCGGAGCATCGCGCGGGCGCTTTATTCAAATCCGGGGGATTGGAGAACGCAGCCAGTTTGCAGAACCTATTAATCCGTCGGTGAGCTTTTTAGTTGATGAATTCGATTTTTCTGGTCTTGCTGCTGCGGGGGTATTATTTGATACCCAGCAGGTTGAGGTATATCGCGGTCCGCAAGCGACGCTTTTTGGTACCGGAGCACTGGCTGGCGCCGTAAAAGTGGTTAGCCGCCAGCCTGCTGCGGACCCTTCAGGCTACGCGCTGTTTCGTTTAGGGAATAAAGACACCTATCGGATAGAAGCGGCTCACGGCGACAGCATTACAGAAAATGTTAACTATCGTGCTGCAGTCATGCAGAATAAAAGTGATGGTTTTGTCAACAACACTTACCTTAACCGGGAAGATACTGACAACATTGATGAATCAGCTGCACGTTTGGCGGTGAACTGGGATGTTTCCGCGGACTCGTCACTGGCTATTAATTACCGCTGGTACGATATTGATAACGGTTATGACGTTTTTTCTCTGGAAAATAATCGTAACACACGCTCCGATGCCCCTGGTTACGATACACAACGCACCAACGCCGTTAGCCTTAAAAGCCAAACACAAACCTACGCAGGCGACTTGGCGGTCATTCTCACTCACGCCTCTCACGATATCGCATATGGTTACGACGAAGACTGGACATATCCAGAATTTCATCCTGAAACTTATGTATCAGTTGACAGTTATTTCAGAGACGTCGCAACCAGTACGGCTGAAATACGATTCACCTCAAGTCCGCAGGCTGCTTTATTTTCCGGTAGAACCCAGTGGCTGGTGGGCGCATTTTATAAGGAATCTGAAGAAGATCTACTGCGTCAGTACACGTATCTGGAATCGCCCTTTAACAGCACTTATCAACCCACAACCAAAGCTGTGTATTTTGATACCCAAACACAGTTGAGTGAGGGTTTGTCGCTTTTAGCCGGAGTACGCATCGAAAATTATGCCTTTGACTATGTTGACAGCGACGGTATAGAAAACGCTTACGATAGCGATATGACTGGCGGAAAACTGGCGCTCAACTACGTTCAGGGAAGACATTTCTGGTACGGCAGCATTTCTCGGGGATATAAAGGCGCAGGGATTAATCCCGATAGCCGCCTGCCAACAGGTCAGCGTTTTTACGATGCGGAGTTCAATTGGAACTATGAAGTTGGCTATAAGGGGCACGTTTTTACGCCTGATCTTACTTTGCGGGCTGCCGTTTTTCATATGGACCGGGAAGACACCCAGATAAGCGATTATCAGATAGTGAAACGCGAGGATGGTTCTGAAGGGTTCATTGATATCATTGGCAACGCGCAAATCGGCACCAACCGCGGCATTGAACTTGAACTCGGCTGGCAGGCCACACAAGTGTGGCAGCTTCAAGGAAGCCTGGGTTATCTCGATGCTACCTTTGAAAGTTATACCAATGCGAAAGGCGAGCAAGTTGATAAACGTGAGCAGGCCCAGGCGCCGTCGTATACTGCCAATATCTTCAGCGAGCTTTGGGTGGCACCGGATTGGGTATGGCGGGTCGATGTGGATTATAAAGACAGTTTCCGTTTTTCCGACGGGAACGCGTTGGCTTCTCCTTCTACAACGTTAGTTAATAGTGAAATAAGCTGGCTGTTAGATGCCTGGACTGCCACGCTTTGGGTAAATAACGCCTTTGATCGCACCTATTATACACGCGGCTTTAGCTTCGAGAATGATCCTCGTCAATGGGATGGTATTGCAGAATCCTATTATCAGTTAGGTGACGGCAGACAGTACGGCATCACAGTTAAATATCAATTTTAA